A region of Nocardioides sp. JS614 DNA encodes the following proteins:
- a CDS encoding pyridoxamine 5'-phosphate oxidase family protein, whose amino-acid sequence MSPEAIDLSREECERLLRAGVGGRVALSSPNGPHIVPVNYSVVDDTIVVRTSPYSVLGTYGRDSMLAFEVDQFDHDRQRGWSVVARGRGEVVSDAEELEHIRAVWEPRPWASGARSLHLRLRWTEISGRQIGSGWDVEAALPVRRSV is encoded by the coding sequence GTGTCGCCGGAAGCGATCGACCTGAGCCGCGAGGAGTGCGAGCGGCTGCTGCGCGCCGGCGTCGGCGGCCGGGTCGCGCTCTCCTCCCCCAACGGGCCGCACATCGTGCCCGTCAACTACTCCGTGGTCGACGACACGATCGTGGTGCGCACCTCGCCGTACAGCGTGCTCGGCACCTACGGCCGCGACAGCATGCTCGCCTTCGAGGTCGACCAGTTCGACCACGACCGGCAGCGCGGCTGGAGCGTCGTGGCCCGCGGTCGCGGCGAGGTGGTGTCCGACGCCGAGGAGCTCGAGCACATCCGCGCCGTCTGGGAGCCGCGGCCCTGGGCGTCCGGTGCCCGGAGCCTGCACCTGCGGCTGCGGTGGACCGAGATCTCCGGCCGGCAGATCGGCTCCGGGTGGGACGTGGAGGCGGCGCTGCCCGTGCGGCGCTCGGTGTGA
- the cydD gene encoding thiol reductant ABC exporter subunit CydD has protein sequence MRPGDPRIRRQLAPARPQLAVVLAAGVVGSVLLVAQAWVVTELVLAALHDGDVGRWAVLVAVVFVARSLTGWTTDTMAARAAAVVGTDVRRRVVGAILRSDGSRSSGELATLATRGASAAEPYLTRYVPALVLAGVLPCVTLVAIATQDPMSALVVVGTLPLIPVFGILVGLATEDRARSQWRALASLSGHFLDVMRGLPTLVAFRRAGAQAATIRAVTDRYRRRTMDTLRIAFVSSAILELVATLSVALVAVTVGLRLAQGSLDLETSLVVLLLAPEAYWPLRRVGAEFHAAAEGVATFEAASELVDEPGPTDGVRRAGPMSLEGVTVLRPGRAVPALEDVTLTVPDRGVTALTGPSGCGKSTLLAVLAGLLEPTSGVVRGPDRRRIAWLPQRPVFVAGTVADNLRLAVPDADEHRLWDALRRVALEERVRDLPAGLDTVLGEDGATLSAGERARLALARVVLADRPWVLLDEPTAHLDALTEQVVADTVQELGLTRAVVVVAHRPALVALADRVVVLTPPEVPEVVPTVEAAAARPTATEPPAEPRRRGLLLPTLVGGLASASGVALTATAGWLIVQASHQPPVLTLLVAIVGVRTFGLARPALRYVERLRSHDVVLRMLAERRVRVYETVVPLTPGALGRRRGDVLAAIVDDVDSVLDRELRVRMPVRGALVVAALALAVAAIIEPRSVPVVAGTCLVAGGLGYLLARAGATRAERRAVESRARLSEVVVEVTQTASELTLWQAERRALSSVSAVSDELGRAAVTAATWLAWARAVVLAVSGAGVAVMAWVLTPLVADGALSGPMLALLVLLPLALAEVASSVADAGALSARTQAAEERLARIAATPPAVADPEDPVPADSRDRVGLERVSAAWADRVVLEDLSLDLRPGDRVAVVGPTGSGKSTLASLLLRFVDPVRGRIVLGRRSLREIALDDVRRSVGLVDDDPHVFATTLAENVRLARPEASDAEVEEALRRARLGDWLDSLPAGLDSWLGDGHAGVSGGERARIAIARSLLADQPVLVLDEPAAHLDGATAEALAAEVLDGEQQRTVLWITHAAAGLDRVDRVLDLGTGRKGA, from the coding sequence GTGAGGCCGGGCGACCCCCGGATCCGGCGTCAGCTCGCCCCGGCCCGACCTCAGCTCGCCGTCGTCCTGGCCGCGGGCGTCGTGGGCAGCGTGCTGCTGGTCGCCCAGGCCTGGGTGGTCACCGAGCTCGTGCTCGCCGCGCTCCACGACGGCGACGTCGGCCGCTGGGCGGTCCTCGTGGCCGTGGTCTTCGTGGCCCGGTCGCTCACCGGCTGGACCACCGACACGATGGCGGCCCGGGCGGCTGCCGTCGTCGGCACCGACGTACGACGGCGGGTCGTCGGCGCGATCCTGCGCTCCGACGGCTCCCGGTCCTCCGGTGAGCTGGCCACCCTCGCGACCCGGGGCGCGAGTGCCGCGGAGCCGTACCTCACCCGCTACGTGCCGGCGCTGGTGCTCGCCGGGGTGCTGCCCTGCGTGACGCTGGTCGCGATCGCCACGCAGGACCCGATGAGCGCGCTCGTCGTGGTCGGCACGCTGCCGCTGATCCCGGTCTTCGGGATCCTGGTCGGCTTGGCGACCGAGGACCGGGCGCGTTCCCAGTGGCGCGCGCTCGCGTCGCTGTCGGGTCACTTCCTCGACGTGATGCGCGGGCTGCCGACGCTGGTCGCGTTCCGCCGGGCCGGCGCCCAGGCCGCGACGATCCGCGCGGTCACCGACCGCTACCGGCGCCGGACCATGGACACGCTGCGCATCGCCTTCGTCTCCTCGGCGATCCTCGAGCTGGTGGCGACCCTGTCGGTCGCGCTGGTCGCGGTCACCGTGGGGCTGCGGCTCGCGCAGGGCAGCCTCGACCTGGAGACCTCGCTGGTCGTGCTGCTGCTGGCCCCCGAGGCCTACTGGCCGCTGCGGCGGGTCGGGGCCGAGTTCCACGCCGCAGCCGAGGGCGTCGCGACCTTCGAGGCGGCCAGCGAGCTCGTCGACGAGCCGGGCCCGACCGACGGCGTACGCCGGGCCGGGCCGATGTCGCTCGAGGGCGTGACCGTGCTGCGCCCCGGGCGGGCCGTGCCCGCCCTCGAGGACGTCACCCTGACCGTGCCCGACCGTGGCGTGACCGCCCTGACCGGACCGTCCGGGTGCGGCAAGTCCACGCTGCTCGCGGTCCTCGCGGGTCTGCTGGAGCCGACCTCGGGGGTGGTCCGCGGCCCGGACCGCCGCCGGATCGCGTGGCTGCCGCAGCGCCCGGTGTTCGTCGCGGGCACCGTGGCCGACAACCTCCGGCTCGCCGTGCCCGACGCCGATGAGCACCGGCTCTGGGACGCGCTGCGCCGGGTCGCCCTGGAGGAGCGGGTCCGCGACCTGCCCGCGGGACTCGACACCGTGCTCGGCGAGGACGGGGCCACCCTCTCCGCCGGCGAGCGGGCCCGGCTCGCCCTGGCCCGCGTGGTGCTGGCCGACCGACCGTGGGTGCTGCTCGACGAGCCCACCGCCCACCTGGACGCCCTGACCGAGCAGGTGGTCGCCGACACCGTCCAGGAGCTCGGCCTGACCCGCGCGGTGGTCGTGGTCGCCCACCGCCCGGCCCTGGTCGCACTGGCCGACCGGGTCGTCGTCCTGACCCCGCCCGAGGTGCCCGAGGTCGTGCCCACCGTCGAGGCGGCGGCCGCTCGTCCCACCGCCACGGAGCCCCCGGCCGAGCCGCGGCGCCGGGGCCTGCTGCTGCCGACCCTCGTCGGCGGGCTGGCCTCCGCGTCCGGCGTCGCGCTCACCGCGACCGCCGGCTGGCTGATCGTCCAGGCCTCGCACCAGCCGCCGGTGCTCACCCTGCTGGTCGCCATCGTCGGCGTGCGGACCTTCGGGCTGGCGCGCCCGGCGCTGCGGTACGTCGAGCGGCTGCGCTCCCACGACGTCGTGCTCCGGATGCTGGCCGAGCGCCGGGTCCGGGTCTACGAAACCGTCGTACCGCTGACCCCCGGCGCCCTGGGCCGGCGCCGGGGCGACGTGCTGGCCGCGATCGTCGACGACGTGGACTCGGTGCTCGACCGGGAGCTGCGGGTCCGGATGCCGGTGCGCGGTGCGCTCGTCGTCGCGGCGCTCGCGCTCGCGGTGGCCGCGATCATCGAGCCGCGCTCCGTGCCGGTCGTCGCGGGCACCTGCCTGGTCGCGGGCGGCCTGGGCTACCTGCTCGCCCGGGCCGGTGCGACCCGAGCCGAGCGCCGTGCGGTCGAGAGCCGGGCCCGCCTCTCCGAGGTCGTCGTCGAGGTCACCCAGACCGCGAGCGAGCTGACGTTGTGGCAGGCGGAGCGACGCGCGCTCTCGTCGGTGTCCGCGGTCAGCGACGAGCTCGGTCGCGCCGCCGTCACCGCCGCGACCTGGCTGGCCTGGGCCCGCGCCGTCGTGCTGGCCGTCTCCGGGGCCGGGGTCGCGGTGATGGCCTGGGTGCTGACGCCACTCGTGGCCGACGGCGCGCTGTCCGGTCCGATGCTCGCGCTGCTGGTGCTGCTGCCGCTGGCCCTCGCGGAGGTCGCCTCCTCGGTCGCCGACGCCGGTGCCCTCTCGGCCCGGACCCAGGCCGCGGAGGAGCGGCTGGCGCGGATCGCGGCCACCCCGCCGGCGGTGGCCGATCCCGAGGACCCGGTGCCGGCCGACAGCCGCGACCGGGTGGGCCTCGAACGGGTGTCGGCCGCCTGGGCGGACCGGGTCGTGCTCGAGGACCTCTCCCTCGACCTGCGCCCCGGTGACCGGGTCGCGGTGGTCGGCCCGACCGGCTCGGGGAAGAGCACGCTCGCGTCGCTGCTGCTGCGGTTCGTCGACCCGGTGCGCGGCCGGATCGTGCTCGGGCGGCGCTCGCTGCGGGAGATCGCGCTCGACGACGTACGCCGCAGCGTCGGCCTGGTCGACGACGACCCGCACGTGTTCGCCACGACCCTCGCCGAGAACGTGCGGCTCGCCCGTCCCGAGGCCAGCGACGCCGAGGTCGAGGAGGCGCTGCGCCGGGCCCGGCTGGGGGACTGGCTGGACTCGCTGCCGGCCGGGCTCGACAGCTGGCTCGGCGACGGCCACGCCGGGGTGTCCGGCGGCGAACGGGCCCGGATCGCGATCGCCCGGTCCCTGCTCGCCGACCAGCCGGTGCTGGTGCTCGACGAGCCGGCCGCGCACCTCGACGGAGCGACCGCGGAGGCACTGGCCGCCGAGGTCCTCGACGGCGAGCAGCAGCGCACGGTCCTGTGGATCACGCACGCCGCGGCCGGACTCGACCGGGTCGACCGCGTGCTCGACCTCGGGACTGGTAGAAAAGGGGCATGA
- a CDS encoding GAF domain-containing sensor histidine kinase, protein MTSEHDGALSASTQALLDAVAAISSDLDLRAVLTRIVEAASRLTGAEYGALGVVGSGSLLVEFVTTGIDDTRRDLIGDPPHGHGILGLLIRDPEPLRLDDLTQHSQSVGFPPHHPPMRSFLGVPVRIRGTVFGNLYLTEKSGGGAFTAEDQLLVESLASTAGFVIDNARAYGLSERRRQWLEASAELTEMLQPPIELGRALSQVARSARSMSGAVAASVLRLDNGTPVHTTAVDPADADRVGGALELLGDEVWPRGDVSPVGRTIGGLEALLVPLRTHLVGSGLLVLLFEGGTPPPAFDERALLASFADQAGLALDRAQAIEDRAELAVTSDRERIARDLHDLVIQRLFATGLQLQGAGSMATSPELAARIDEAVVALDMTIKDIRGTIFELQHRGHAPSLRADLRQLAREYAPLLKFDPTVTTVGPVDTAVPTEVREQLLPVLREALSNLARHAAADHAEIELAVDAREVRLTVLDNGVGLGTLSAESGLRNARRRATTLGGSFELGPRQPRGTSFVWRVPLR, encoded by the coding sequence GTGACGTCCGAGCACGACGGGGCGCTGAGCGCCTCGACGCAAGCCCTGCTGGACGCCGTCGCCGCGATCTCCTCCGACCTGGACCTCCGCGCGGTGCTGACCAGGATCGTCGAGGCCGCGTCCCGGCTCACCGGCGCGGAGTACGGCGCCCTCGGCGTGGTCGGCAGCGGCTCCCTGCTCGTCGAGTTCGTGACGACCGGGATCGACGACACCCGACGCGACCTGATCGGTGACCCGCCCCACGGGCACGGGATCCTCGGGCTGCTGATCCGCGACCCCGAACCGCTGCGGCTCGACGACCTGACCCAGCACTCGCAGTCGGTCGGGTTCCCGCCGCACCACCCGCCGATGCGCTCCTTCCTCGGGGTGCCGGTCCGGATCCGGGGCACGGTCTTCGGCAACCTCTACCTGACCGAGAAGTCCGGCGGCGGCGCGTTCACCGCGGAGGACCAGCTGTTGGTCGAGTCGCTCGCCAGCACGGCCGGGTTCGTGATCGACAACGCCCGTGCCTACGGGCTGAGCGAGCGCCGCCGCCAGTGGCTCGAGGCGTCCGCGGAGCTCACCGAGATGCTGCAGCCGCCGATCGAGCTCGGCCGGGCACTGAGCCAGGTCGCCCGCTCCGCCCGCTCGATGAGCGGTGCCGTCGCCGCGTCGGTGCTCCGGCTGGACAACGGCACCCCCGTCCACACGACGGCCGTCGACCCCGCCGACGCCGACCGGGTCGGCGGCGCGCTGGAACTGCTCGGGGACGAGGTGTGGCCGCGCGGCGACGTCTCTCCGGTCGGCCGGACCATCGGCGGCCTCGAGGCGCTCCTGGTGCCGCTTCGCACCCACCTGGTCGGCAGCGGCCTGTTGGTGCTGCTCTTCGAGGGGGGCACCCCGCCACCGGCCTTCGACGAGCGCGCGCTGCTCGCCTCCTTCGCCGACCAGGCGGGCCTCGCCCTGGACCGGGCCCAGGCGATCGAGGACCGCGCGGAGCTGGCCGTCACCTCCGACCGGGAGCGGATCGCGCGCGACCTGCACGACCTGGTGATCCAGCGGCTCTTCGCCACCGGGCTGCAGCTCCAGGGGGCCGGCTCGATGGCGACCAGCCCGGAGCTGGCCGCGCGGATCGACGAGGCCGTGGTCGCGCTCGACATGACCATCAAGGACATCCGCGGCACCATCTTCGAGCTCCAGCACCGCGGGCACGCGCCGTCGCTCCGGGCCGACCTGCGCCAGCTCGCGCGGGAGTACGCGCCGCTGCTGAAGTTCGACCCCACCGTGACGACCGTCGGACCGGTGGACACCGCCGTGCCGACCGAGGTCCGCGAGCAGCTGCTGCCCGTGCTGCGCGAGGCGCTGTCGAACCTGGCCCGGCACGCCGCCGCCGACCACGCCGAGATCGAGCTGGCCGTCGACGCGCGCGAGGTGCGCCTCACCGTCTTGGACAACGGGGTCGGCCTGGGCACGCTCAGCGCCGAGAGCGGGCTGCGCAACGCCCGCCGTCGGGCGACCACCCTCGGCGGCTCCTTCGAGCTCGGCCCACGCCAGCCGCGCGGCACCTCGTTCGTGTGGCGGGTGCCGCTGCGCTGA
- a CDS encoding universal stress protein, with protein sequence MEEHNVPRRSIAVGVDASAEAENALAWAAAEARRRDLPLTLVHGVGPSVTTWMEIGSPNLREVLDTMIAAGRDLLDRAQARVLELAPGVDTYQLLRLAGPHEALMALAPEAEMIVVGTRSAASRGVPLPDVAERLVAERPPCPVIVPRAGGSDPKLGMVVLCDGSPESRVTLVRAWRRARENSQPLTVLLCLPDPPADGPATDIGLMDAMARMESELGPSLLGFERALVADMVAELRSALPGVDAQLFVDDAAIDECLKRVPLDADMLVAGAAHARRVAEVIGASETDEACAAAILPPLLPEERDAAGAAADASDAGTSAAGDGPPDEPTSAVRVRARRWTRLGAQRGD encoded by the coding sequence ATGGAGGAGCACAACGTTCCCAGGCGTTCGATCGCCGTCGGCGTGGACGCATCCGCGGAGGCGGAGAACGCGCTGGCCTGGGCGGCTGCGGAGGCCCGTCGCCGTGACCTGCCGCTGACTCTCGTGCACGGCGTGGGGCCGTCGGTGACGACCTGGATGGAGATCGGCTCGCCCAACCTCCGCGAGGTGCTGGACACGATGATCGCCGCGGGGCGGGACCTCCTCGATCGCGCGCAGGCCCGAGTGCTCGAGCTCGCTCCCGGGGTCGACACCTACCAGCTCCTCCGCCTCGCGGGACCGCACGAGGCGCTGATGGCGCTCGCGCCGGAGGCCGAGATGATCGTCGTCGGCACTCGGTCGGCCGCGTCGCGCGGGGTGCCCCTGCCCGACGTCGCGGAGAGACTGGTCGCCGAGCGCCCGCCGTGCCCGGTGATCGTGCCGCGGGCCGGCGGGTCCGATCCCAAGCTCGGCATGGTCGTTCTCTGCGACGGCTCTCCGGAGTCGCGGGTGACGCTGGTGCGCGCCTGGCGACGGGCGCGGGAGAACAGCCAGCCGTTGACCGTGCTGCTCTGCCTGCCGGACCCTCCGGCGGACGGTCCGGCCACGGACATCGGGCTGATGGACGCGATGGCGCGCATGGAGTCCGAGCTCGGGCCGTCGCTGTTGGGATTCGAGCGGGCGCTCGTGGCCGACATGGTGGCCGAGCTGCGCAGCGCGCTCCCGGGGGTCGACGCGCAGCTGTTCGTCGATGACGCCGCCATCGACGAGTGCCTGAAGAGGGTGCCGCTCGACGCGGACATGCTCGTGGCCGGGGCTGCCCACGCGCGACGGGTCGCGGAGGTCATCGGTGCCTCCGAGACCGACGAAGCGTGCGCGGCGGCGATCCTGCCCCCGCTGCTGCCCGAGGAGCGCGACGCTGCCGGAGCGGCCGCTGACGCATCGGATGCGGGCACGTCGGCCGCAGGTGACGGCCCGCCCGACGAGCCCACGTCGGCCGTCAGGGTGCGGGCTCGCCGGTGGACCCGCCTCGGCGCTCAACGGGGCGACTAG
- a CDS encoding YchJ family protein, with protein sequence MDLRRTCPCGSGTAYDACCGRLHRGAAQAATAEELMRSRYAAYAVGETDYVFRTWHPRTRPGDLAPDPVLTWTGLRIEDAGEDWVEFVASYEHGGVPGELRERSRFEQRGGRWVYVDGDVG encoded by the coding sequence ATGGATCTCCGGCGGACGTGCCCGTGCGGCTCCGGCACGGCGTACGACGCCTGCTGCGGCCGGCTGCACCGTGGCGCCGCGCAGGCCGCGACCGCCGAGGAGCTGATGCGCTCGCGGTACGCCGCCTACGCGGTCGGTGAGACCGACTACGTGTTCCGCACCTGGCACCCACGCACCCGACCCGGTGACCTCGCCCCCGACCCGGTGCTCACCTGGACCGGCCTCCGCATCGAGGACGCCGGCGAGGACTGGGTCGAGTTCGTGGCGTCGTACGAGCACGGCGGGGTGCCCGGCGAGCTGCGCGAGCGCAGCCGGTTCGAGCAACGCGGCGGCCGGTGGGTGTACGTCGACGGCGACGTGGGCTAG
- a CDS encoding CBS domain-containing protein: protein MIAVSTIMSRRLVAILSDCDLTVAVDTFLAAGVRHLVVVDPDRTVRGLLSVDQVLAALGLPGWPGRVGDQVLLEPPRVSPDDDLHHAAEVMLDALVDAVVVADGTGKVVGLLTWADLVTHVAGRHLAGDGAT, encoded by the coding sequence GTGATCGCGGTGTCGACGATCATGTCGCGCCGCCTGGTCGCCATCCTGTCCGACTGCGACCTGACGGTCGCGGTCGACACCTTCCTGGCCGCCGGCGTGCGTCACCTGGTCGTCGTCGACCCGGACCGGACGGTCCGTGGCCTGTTGTCGGTCGACCAGGTGCTGGCCGCGCTCGGGCTGCCCGGCTGGCCGGGTCGCGTCGGCGACCAGGTGCTCCTGGAGCCGCCGCGGGTGAGCCCCGACGACGACCTCCACCACGCGGCGGAGGTGATGCTGGACGCGCTCGTCGACGCGGTCGTGGTCGCCGACGGGACCGGGAAGGTCGTGGGGCTGCTCACCTGGGCCGATCTGGTGACGCACGTCGCGGGGCGCCACCTCGCCGGTGACGGCGCGACCTAG
- a CDS encoding response regulator has protein sequence MTEGPGKIRVYLLDDHEVVRQGLRALLESSGDIEVVGESGSAVDASNRIPALRPDVAVLDARLPDGSGIEVCRTVRAVDPTISALILTSYDDDEALFAAIMAGAAGYVLKEIKGSDLVSAIRQVAAGNSLIDPTLTARVLERVRHPPTTAPELAELTEQELKLLGYIAEGLTNRQIGERMYLAEKTVKNYVSSILAKLGLERRTQAAVLASKLLGN, from the coding sequence ATGACCGAGGGCCCGGGGAAGATCCGCGTCTACCTCCTCGACGACCACGAGGTCGTGCGACAGGGGTTGCGCGCGCTGCTGGAGAGCTCTGGTGACATCGAGGTCGTCGGCGAGTCCGGCTCCGCGGTGGACGCCAGCAACCGGATCCCGGCGCTGCGCCCGGACGTGGCCGTGCTGGACGCGCGGCTGCCCGACGGGTCGGGGATCGAGGTGTGCCGCACCGTGCGCGCCGTCGACCCGACCATCTCCGCGCTGATCCTGACCTCGTACGACGACGACGAGGCCCTCTTCGCGGCGATCATGGCCGGCGCCGCCGGCTACGTGCTCAAGGAGATCAAGGGCTCCGACCTGGTCTCGGCGATCCGCCAGGTCGCGGCCGGCAACTCGCTGATCGACCCGACGCTGACCGCGCGGGTGCTGGAGCGGGTGCGGCACCCACCGACGACCGCCCCCGAGCTGGCCGAGCTGACCGAGCAGGAGCTCAAGCTGCTCGGCTACATCGCCGAGGGCCTGACCAACCGGCAGATCGGGGAGCGGATGTACCTCGCCGAGAAGACCGTGAAGAACTACGTATCCAGCATCCTCGCGAAGCTCGGCCTGGAGCGCCGCACCCAGGCCGCGGTGCTCGCCAGCAAGCTGCTCGGCAACTGA
- a CDS encoding universal stress protein: protein METTAIPSGTVVVGLDGSPSAERALEWAIDQALLESRQLTLAHGVDPSGSVWVDPAAIDHRAVLEALQADAEVMLDHAREQVARRAPDLVVHQVIRMSDARVTLLELSGQAAMVVVGSRGRGPIKTLLLGSVSLAVSREALCPVVVLRPGHPGVVRNGVLVGADGTDRSLATLEFAYRQASLHRLPLTIMHCFWDARPATEGEPVASDVRLVLAESLAGLGEKFPDVQARTELVRGMADERLVRASQRMDLVVVGAHHGGTLTTLLYGSIANAVLEHATCPVAIVPESEG from the coding sequence ATGGAGACCACCGCGATTCCCTCGGGGACCGTCGTCGTCGGCCTGGACGGCTCGCCGTCGGCCGAGCGCGCCCTCGAGTGGGCGATCGACCAGGCGCTGCTGGAGTCTCGCCAGCTGACCCTGGCCCACGGCGTGGACCCCTCCGGTTCCGTCTGGGTCGACCCGGCCGCCATCGACCACCGGGCGGTGCTCGAGGCCCTGCAGGCCGACGCCGAGGTGATGCTCGACCACGCCCGCGAGCAGGTCGCGAGGCGGGCCCCCGACCTCGTGGTGCACCAGGTCATCCGGATGTCCGACGCCCGGGTCACCCTGCTCGAGCTCTCCGGCCAGGCGGCGATGGTCGTCGTCGGCTCCCGTGGTCGCGGACCGATCAAGACCCTGCTGCTCGGCTCGGTGAGCCTCGCGGTCTCCCGGGAGGCGCTCTGCCCCGTGGTGGTGCTGCGACCGGGTCACCCCGGCGTGGTCCGCAACGGCGTGCTGGTCGGCGCCGACGGGACCGACCGGTCCCTGGCCACGCTGGAGTTCGCCTACCGGCAGGCCTCCTTGCACCGGCTTCCGCTGACGATCATGCACTGCTTCTGGGACGCCCGGCCGGCCACCGAGGGGGAGCCGGTCGCCAGCGACGTCCGGCTGGTGCTCGCCGAGTCGCTCGCCGGACTGGGCGAGAAGTTCCCAGACGTCCAGGCGCGGACCGAGCTGGTGCGGGGGATGGCCGACGAGCGCTTGGTGCGGGCCTCGCAGCGGATGGACCTGGTCGTGGTCGGCGCCCATCACGGCGGCACGCTGACGACCCTGCTCTACGGGTCGATCGCGAACGCGGTGCTGGAGCACGCCACCTGCCCGGTCGCGATCGTCCCGGAGTCGGAGGGCTGA
- the cydB gene encoding cytochrome d ubiquinol oxidase subunit II — protein sequence MELTTVWFILIAVLWIGYFTLEGFDFGVGMLLPVLARNDRERRLMINTIGPHWDGNEVWVLTAGGATFAAFPEWYATLFSGFYLPLLLILVALIVRNLAFEYRHQRPEQSWKDRWDLAIIIGSFLPALLWGVAFANIVRGVPIDETKDFTGNLFTLLNPFGLLGGIVTLLLFLTHGAMFVALKTDGDIRLRARRLSVQLGLGAAVAAVVFLLWAQLDTGNAGSAVLFVLAAAALVGGVLMARTGREGWGFLGTFVTIALAVAGLFVALFPDVMPSTTDAAYSLTATNAAATDYTLKVMTIVAAIFTPLVVAYQAWTYWVFRKRISEHHIPEAALETEPENVA from the coding sequence ATGGAGCTCACCACAGTCTGGTTCATTCTGATCGCCGTCCTCTGGATCGGCTACTTCACCCTCGAGGGCTTCGACTTCGGGGTCGGCATGCTGCTGCCGGTGCTCGCCCGCAACGACCGCGAGCGGCGGCTGATGATCAACACCATCGGCCCGCACTGGGACGGCAACGAGGTGTGGGTGCTGACCGCGGGCGGTGCGACGTTCGCGGCCTTCCCCGAGTGGTACGCGACGCTGTTCAGCGGCTTCTACCTGCCGCTGCTGCTGATCCTGGTCGCCCTGATCGTGCGCAACCTGGCCTTCGAGTACCGCCACCAACGCCCGGAGCAGTCGTGGAAGGATCGCTGGGACCTCGCGATCATCATCGGGTCGTTCCTGCCCGCGCTCCTGTGGGGCGTGGCGTTCGCGAACATCGTGCGCGGTGTGCCGATCGACGAGACGAAGGACTTCACCGGCAACCTGTTCACGCTGTTGAACCCGTTCGGCCTGCTCGGCGGCATCGTGACGCTGCTGCTCTTCCTCACCCACGGCGCGATGTTCGTCGCGCTCAAGACCGACGGCGACATCCGGCTGCGGGCCCGCCGGCTGAGCGTGCAGCTCGGCCTCGGTGCGGCGGTGGCAGCCGTGGTGTTCCTGCTCTGGGCCCAGCTCGACACCGGGAACGCCGGCTCGGCGGTGCTCTTCGTCCTCGCCGCAGCGGCCCTGGTCGGCGGCGTCCTGATGGCCCGCACCGGGCGTGAGGGCTGGGGCTTCCTCGGCACCTTCGTCACGATCGCCCTCGCGGTCGCCGGGCTGTTCGTCGCGCTGTTCCCCGACGTGATGCCCTCGACCACGGACGCGGCGTACTCGCTGACGGCCACGAACGCGGCCGCGACGGACTACACGCTCAAGGTGATGACGATCGTCGCCGCGATCTTCACCCCGCTCGTGGTCGCCTACCAGGCCTGGACGTACTGGGTCTTCCGCAAGCGGATCTCGGAGCACCACATCCCCGAGGCCGCGCTGGAGACCGAGCCGGAGAACGTGGCGTGA